The genomic interval TTACCGTTTTCATCTACCACCTGCAGTGCACCCAACCTAAAAGCCGTTCCCCGTACGGAATAGGTGACGGCTAGATCGTTATCTTCCCAGACGGCGGTGTCGATGGTGAGGGACCAATTCTTGTAACGCAGTGTTTGCCCGATCTCTATTCCTTCCGCGTTTTCAATGGCTATACGTACTCCCGAAGCAAATCCCCGGTATTCCTTGGCAATATTGTAAGCGGAAGCAGGAATGGCAAAGAGCAATACGACCCCTATTACTGCCGCCAGCTGTCTTCTCCTCCTTCTTTTCTCTTGCTGGTGCTCCACTAATCTTTCCTTGATTCTATCCATCAAATCCCCCGGCGGATGGGGAACGTCATAATTATGGCCGGCCACTAGGCATCCCCCCAAACTTGCTTGATTTTCTTCAGCGCCCGGTACAAGCGGCTTTTGACGGTGCCCTCCGCCATATCCATGATCTCGGCGATCTCTTTGAGGGTGAAGTCCTCCATGAACTTCAGCACCAGCAATTCCCGCTCCGGGTATGGCAGGGACCGCAAGATCTGCTCCGCCAGCACCCGGTCTTCTACCGCAGCGCTGCAGTCAGGCACCGCCGGCTCCCACGCCGCCTGCGGGTCATAGGCCGGCCCGGCCCTTTCCTTGCGCTTCCGGTGGTAATGGGCCCGGCACAGGTTAATCAACAAGGCGGTGTACCACGGGTAGAATTTTTCCGGTTCCCGTAGCTGCCCGATTTTATCAAAGGCCCTGATCGCCGCCTCGGACAGGACATCTTCCGCATCCTGGGGATGTTGCGTATATGTATAAGCGATCTTGTACAGCATCTCCTGTTTCGCCGAGAGGAGGAACATAAAGCTCTCAATATTGCCTTTCTTACTTTCCGCCACCAGTTGCTTGAGATCCATCTCCCCCCTCCTCTCATTAGTTAGATATTCTCGGGGGCCCGACAGTTTCAAAATCTTGCTCAAATTGCAAAAATATCTTTCTCTTATGATAGCATAAAAAAGAAACTGCCTAGGGACCGGCAGTTTCTTGAGAGGTTACCCATCTTTTGAAAGATACTTCGAAGGTATCTAGGTCTTGTCCCAATACCGCTTCTAAAGCCTCGCTGATTTTCTTCCCTGCCGCCAGTTCCTCCAGCAAAGCCAGCACCCCGTCAAAGCCCTTCAGCTCCACCAGGTAATCCACCGCCAAAAGGGACTGCCGGTAGGCCAGGCTTTGATCCGGCAGGAGATCAAAACCTTCATCCATGTCTTTCAAGGAGTACCAGTCCCCTTGATCCTCCGCGGCCGCGGCAAGGAGGTAACCGGTAAGCTCCCGTTCCACGTACTGGGCAATACCCTCCGTCAGCCAGCGGGGATAGTTCCCCTGGGTGCGGTAGTCCACCAGCAAATGGGCGTATTCATGGATCAGGGGGCCGCTTTCCCGGAAAACGGTCTCCAACTGCTCTTCATCCTCCACCCAATCCAGGGGAGACAGGATCCGGATGGTACCGGCCCAGTAGACCCCCATGGCATTTACCGAAGCATCCCAACCAAAGCTCTTGTTCAATGTTTCTTTGGTGGGGTAGATATAAACATAGACCGGCTCCGTGGGCCGGTAGTCAAGCATTTCATTTACCGTCCGGCAAGCTTCTTCCGCTGTATCCAGCACCAAACGGGCCACGGGGGCATCCACCGGCTGGTACTTCACCCGGAAGTTTTCCCCGTCGATCACATACCAGTGGTGGGTTTTCAGGTCCATACTGATTTTCATGAAGTCCCTGGCCACACTGTAGAGATGGCTCTTGGCCGCCACGGGATGCTTGAAAACAAAGCATAAGGCGAAAATAACCGCCGTCACCAGCGTGCCCGCCAGGAAACGCCTGATTTTGCCTAAGAAAGATCTAAAACCCGGTTGCAATGGCACCCCTCCTCCCCCACGGGCTCTTTGACTATTAAACGTGCTATGGTTCATTATACTATAGACGAAACCATCTTCTCATTGGCAAATCCTACCCAACAAAAAAACAGCTGAATAGCTGCTTAAACAGTTCGTAAATAGTGTCTTTAAGACTTTTTTCTTTAAGGTCAGCCTGGGTGTGGCCGATTAGCAAAAGAATCAAAATACCAGAAAGGGAAAATAGATCTTTAAACAGGACACCGGGCATTCGATTTCACAACAGCCGCAATACCAGCACTCGTCATATTTCAAATATGGTTTATCATTCTCTCCCATGCGCAGGCAATCTAACGGGCACAGGTCAACACAGACGCCGCATCCAATGCAATCATCCGTTACGGCTAATGAGTATCCGCTCATTCCATCTCACCTCTTTGGATTTCCCTCAAGGAAACCATGATTTCAGCGTCATCGCTGCCCTTTTGCAGGTCAATATGCTTTAGCCAGTTGGCATCATCCCTCTGGGGATAATCCGTCCGGTAATGGATTTTCCCCCACCGGCTTTCTTGCCTGGTTAAAGAAGCGACGGCAGACATCCGGGCACAATCAAGAATGAATTCCGCTTCCAAAATCTTGCTGAATTCATGATAGGTATTAGCACGAGCCAGGTGGGACAATTGCTCGCTGAGGGCGGAGATCAATTCCAGCCCTTTGCTTAGATAAGAGGCATTCTTGGGAGAAAGCAGGTACTCATTGATGATCCGGCGCACTTTGTATTCGAAGGCAGAAACAGGAATCTTGTTTCCTTGCACGGTATTCAGCAGGCTTCCCAGCCTTTGCAGCTCCTGGTTAAAAGAACTCTCCAAAGCACGATTAAACCTGTTGGCCTTTTGGCCGGCACAGTACCGGACCGCACTTTCGGCGGCAATCTGCCCGTAAACTAAGGCACCCGTCAAGTGCTGCATCGGTATGGAGCTCACATCTCCCGCCGCAAACAGCCCTTGGACATTGGTTTCCGCCTTTTCATTAATCACTATCCCTGACATCCCGTGTCCCCCACACAGTTGGGCTTCGGTCAAGTCGAGTTCGATCAGATCCCGGCCCAGCTTCATGCCCTTTAATTCCCAGTACCGGCGCTGCATGGGTCTCTCCGTGCTGAACAAGATACTCTCCATTTCCATGATTCTTTCTTTAGGCAGGTGATCCGTCTTCAGGAAGAAAGGCCCCTGCCCGTTTTCCAAAGCTTCTCTCAGGCGAAATACCGATAAATTGTGCTGGTCAATGATGACTTCACCGG from Clostridia bacterium carries:
- a CDS encoding FAD-binding protein, with the translated sequence MKLQPETIITDVLIIGGGCAGSMAAIKVKEAAPELKVCVMEKGHIKRSGSVTMGMDALNVVVVPGISTPMDYVRAVREKTWGIMDFLPNYTLAQRSFEILKLLEEWGVFFPKDGEGNYKVAQVDDGGKFCVCMDEPDLKPMLEKKVREAGVAVLNKTMATRLVVQEGKVLGAVGLHLLDGRVVFCQAKSIILANGSAARFGLPNTGYLYGTYDFPGNAGDGFALAFRAGARITGMEYTLKYVLVKDLNMPLIYIVIPRGGQIINDAGEVIIDQHNLSVFRLREALENGQGPFFLKTDHLPKERIMEMESILFSTERPMQRRYWELKGMKLGRDLIELDLTEAQLCGGHGMSGIVINEKAETNVQGLFAAGDVSSIPMQHLTGALVYGQIAAESAVRYCAGQKANRFNRALESSFNQELQRLGSLLNTVQGNKIPVSAFEYKVRRIINEYLLSPKNASYLSKGLELISALSEQLSHLARANTYHEFSKILEAEFILDCARMSAVASLTRQESRWGKIHYRTDYPQRDDANWLKHIDLQKGSDDAEIMVSLREIQRGEME
- a CDS encoding sigma-70 family RNA polymerase sigma factor; the encoded protein is MDLKQLVAESKKGNIESFMFLLSAKQEMLYKIAYTYTQHPQDAEDVLSEAAIRAFDKIGQLREPEKFYPWYTALLINLCRAHYHRKRKERAGPAYDPQAAWEPAVPDCSAAVEDRVLAEQILRSLPYPERELLVLKFMEDFTLKEIAEIMDMAEGTVKSRLYRALKKIKQVWGDA
- a CDS encoding 4Fe-4S binding protein — protein: MSGYSLAVTDDCIGCGVCVDLCPLDCLRMGENDKPYLKYDECWYCGCCEIECPVSCLKIYFPFLVF